In Desulfobacterales bacterium, the genomic stretch ATCAGATGTTGCCGTGGCTGAAAAAAACTGGTTACCTCTTGTTATCCCTTTTCACAACTCCATATCCAAATCAAACCAATGGGAATTGATCATGCGTAAGGACAAGACAACTTCAGACGATGCCGCCCTGCCGGCGGAACAGCGCCGGGGGATCGAAAAAATGATCCTGGAAAATGCCGAAACGGGCCGCCTGCCCTGCGCCAGGGCCTGGGCGATCGCCAAATCTCTCAAGGTACCCTTCCTGGCAGTCGGCCGGACCGCCGACCGGTTGCAGATCCGCATCAGCCAATGTCAACTGGGTTGCTTTTAAAGGCGCCACGATGAAACCGGCCAACCAGATACTGCTCATCCGGGTAACCGGCGACCGGGCGGAGGAACGGGTCGATCTCGTGGCCGCGGAGATTGCCTGTACCCTGGTCGTCAACAACCGGGAACTGGTCTCCCTTCTCTGCACCCCCACGGAACTCGAGGCCCTGACCCTGGGTTTTCTCCTCTCCGAAGGGTTGCTGGAAGAACGAAATTCCCTGCCGGCAATGGGGGTGGATGAAGAAAAATCCGTGGTCCGGGTAGAGTTGCCGGACCTGCCCACTGACTGGCAGGACCGCTTCCATAAAAAGACCGTCACCTCGGGCTGCGGCAAGGGCATTACCTTCACCGACCCGGGCAGTCTCACTTCCCTGCCCGCGGACCGGAAGCCTATCCATCTGACTACCGGACGGATCCAGGACTTTCTCGCTGATTTCAGAAACCGCTCCCAACTGTTCATCAGCACCGGCGGGGTGCACAGCGCGGCCCTGGCCGACAGCACGAAAATCCTACTGTTTGCCGAGGATATCGGCCGCCATAACGCGGTGGACAAGCTGATCGGCAAGGCATTTCTCCAGGAGATCCCGCTACGGGACAAAATCCTGATTTCCAGCGGCAGGATTTCCGCTGAGATCATGACCAAGGTGGTGCGCAACAAGATTCCGGTCCTGATCAGCAGAACAGCCCCGACCTGCATGGCCGTCACCCATGCCGAGGACCACGGCGTCACCCTGATCGGCTTTGCCCGGGGCAATAGAATGAACATCTACACCCACCCCCTGGGAGTGGTGCTGGACAACCTGACCGGCGATGATAATGAAGAAATCGTATAAAGAATCCAAGCTTCAACAACCGCCCGCCGCCCCCCGCGACATGCTGGGCCGGGCCGAGGTCATTCCCCTGGCCGCGGCCCTGGCCCGCCTGAAGGAGAGCCTGGGCCGCTGCCCTCCTGTTGAGGCGGAAACCGTTAATCTCGAACAGGGACTCGGCCGGGTGCTGGCCGGGCCGATCCGGGCTGATCAGGACCTGCCCTCCCATCCCCGCTCGACAATGGACGGCTATGCGGTCAAGGCGTCGGCAACCTTCGGCGCCACTGAAGCCATGCCGGTCTATCTCACGGTCAGCGGCGCGGTCCGGATGGGGGAGATAGTCGCTCGCGGCCCGCGAAACCAGGAGTGTTTCCAGATAGCCACCGGCGGCTATCTGCCGCCGGACACCGACGCGGTGATCATGCTTGAGCATACCGTTGATATTGACGGCACCCTGATCGAGGTGACCAGAGCGATGTCACCAGGGGGCAATATCCTGGGCAAGGGCGATGACGTACGCAAGGGGGCCCGACTTCTCGAACCTGGTGTTGTTCTGCGGCCCCAGGAGCTGGGCCTGCTGGCCGGTCTTGGCAAGACCACCATCCTGGTCCATAAAGAGGTGCGGGTCGGCATCTTTTCCACCGGCGACGAGATCGTGACCCCTGACCAGACCCCGCCGTTGGGCAAGATCCGCGACATGAACGGTATCAACCTCA encodes the following:
- a CDS encoding molybdopterin molybdotransferase MoeA codes for the protein MKKSYKESKLQQPPAAPRDMLGRAEVIPLAAALARLKESLGRCPPVEAETVNLEQGLGRVLAGPIRADQDLPSHPRSTMDGYAVKASATFGATEAMPVYLTVSGAVRMGEIVARGPRNQECFQIATGGYLPPDTDAVIMLEHTVDIDGTLIEVTRAMSPGGNILGKGDDVRKGARLLEPGVVLRPQELGLLAGLGKTTILVHKEVRVGIFSTGDEIVTPDQTPPLGKIRDMNGINLNGLGRQAGARCRYYGIVRDREADFAALLEKALAENDLVLFSGSSSVGVRDLGEQIIDRIADPGIIVHGVAIKPGKPVIIGFAGQKPLFGLPGHPVSAAVAFDLFVRPAIAHLSGRKVSPLPDRPMVRARLQRNLNSAPGRTDFIRVRLEEIKETPGFAAHPVLGKSGALSTMVQADGFFIIKESSQGVYEGDLVEVYLY
- the fdhD gene encoding formate dehydrogenase accessory sulfurtransferase FdhD codes for the protein MKPANQILLIRVTGDRAEERVDLVAAEIACTLVVNNRELVSLLCTPTELEALTLGFLLSEGLLEERNSLPAMGVDEEKSVVRVELPDLPTDWQDRFHKKTVTSGCGKGITFTDPGSLTSLPADRKPIHLTTGRIQDFLADFRNRSQLFISTGGVHSAALADSTKILLFAEDIGRHNAVDKLIGKAFLQEIPLRDKILISSGRISAEIMTKVVRNKIPVLISRTAPTCMAVTHAEDHGVTLIGFARGNRMNIYTHPLGVVLDNLTGDDNEEIV